TTCCACAAAGCAGAAAGGGTGGAAATGTTGAGGTCAGAAGTTCCTCCACAGAGTTAGGTAACTGCTGCCAGGAAAGGGGCGGAGCCTTGTTGGAGATGAAGCAACAGCAAAGTGTCTGAGTTTGTATAAAAACTCTGCAGCCTCATCAGCGTCAGTGAAGCAGAGACACGACAGGAAACTGAGCAGCGTCTGACAAACTCAAAGAGTCAAGAGAGAGACTGACCTGACGTCCATGAGGAagacgacctctgacctctgacctcccgTGAAGATGAAGGCATTCAGCATTGCAGCTGCAGTGACACTCGTGCTCGCCTTTGTTTGCTTCCTGGAAATCTCCGCCGTCCCGTTCACCACGGTGAGAGTCGCACGTtcactccctctgtgtctccatTATTATCatgaataatattattattgttattattattattattattattattattattatcattaatgaTGTTAatatgggtgtgtgtgcatgtgttactCACAGGtgcaggagctggaggaagCACGAGGAAGAGACGACACTCCAGCTGAGACACACCAGGAGACACCTGTGCACTCACAGATGGTACGTTTCAGGCCATTCAAGCTGTGGCTCGTGGGCCACACGTCACCCGCAAGCAGCCTCTGCGTGTcgcctgttaaagttgtgttcTGTATAAAATAAGTtcagacaaatgaaatatatagaagaaagaaaacattgacACTTTAGGGCGCTGACAATTGAAGTTGaaaaactaatgtttttttttataaactaaattaaactaaatttaATAAGTCATTGTTGACTTTAGTTTAAAATGAACAGTATCATGAACTCTGAGTCAAATAtgacacttattattatttcactaaAACTCTTAAAGgtttgattaaaatatttatttgacaGTGAAAAATCATTAAAGTTACAACCTCATTAggattctgttttctttcttacaGTTTTAATGAACTTTATGACGTGAATGTGCCTGAAAAAAGGACTTCAAATGACCTTTTTtcttaaatacaaatattttaatCCAAATAATctctaaattaataaaaaaaagtcttgttttaaaaaataatctgccAAAGGTGGCAGATTATTTAAAGTAACTTGTAAATCTGCAGCCACTTTCAGATGCTAAGTGGACAGAATTGAATAAAGTGGTACACGTTTCTCACAACAAAGAGTTTCGGTTTCCATTAGAGATTAAATTCAGCTGTAAAATCAGATTAATGAGACAAAGTTTGATATTTTTCTTCTTGAAACTGAATTACTGTGCGAGGAAAAACTATCTTGCGgggattatttttctttttaggtaTTTACGtgttctgatgatgatgatgatgatgatgttgatgaagtGTGTCCATGTATCCTTCCCTCTCACAGACGCTGAATCATGTCAGACACAGACGCTGGAGTCACATCCACCTGTGCCGCTGGTGCCGCAACTGCTGCGGCTCTGATGCCTGGGTTTACTGCTGCAGGACAACAAAAACCTCCAAATAATTAACTTattattctgtgtttgtgtcaggaaATGATCTTTGATTTTCTGTGCTGTCAAGTTTTACATATACAtgcacatatgtgtatatatatatatatatatatatttatatatatatatatatatgtatatatatcatgCATAAATGAGGTAAAATTCATGGACGAGCATTTCGAATAAACAAAGctgttgtgtgtatttctgtggtttgtttgtaaTCCTTTCACCCGGAGGCTGTTCTCAGTTTACTGAGCCAGATTGCGACGGCGTCTTTATCTAAATTAAATCactaataaacacacaaacaaatgtattcatcacgaagaagaagaaaaagacaggtTTTACGCAGCACGTGACACAGAAATCAGGAGGTATGAAAAGATAAAAGCCATTTATCACACATTTAAGTCAGAGTAACTGACTGAGCtgtgagcgccacctgctggccacCTGCAGGCCACCTGCAACAATacccaaagtgaccacacgaggcagcagaggaccagtagctcctgtgtgtgtgatgttaaaatcactgatttgccTGTGACCattaaactgtacaactcctcccTCTGATTATCAGACTcttatgatgaaaacaaaacaaacaaactaaactaattACTCATCCTCATTTCATTGTAAACTATTCCACTGTTTATCgtatatatttccagattgtctactttattattgtgtcattttattttattgcctattttactgttttatttataactatatcttaagcCCTCGTTTCCACTCATGCTgtatttcaaaaacatacataacataACATGAACTAAACATTTGAAACACTTTTCTCATGTGAAAACAAACGTATATTCTGTTTATTAAGGTTTTAATCTGATTACCTGTGcacctgctcctctggctccgCCCATCTGgaatataaaagagaaaaatatgagTTAGCCTCACACCCGATCGTTAGAGGCGCGGCCCGGAAAACATCGGCTCGTGAAAACTAAGTCAAGGGCAcggcgccacctgctggcagctcCCGCACACTGCAGCTTCCAGCTTTAACTtagaagttgttttttaaattcagtttattttaaaggggcAACGCACATGAATCAACATTTAGAGTTTAAACGTAAAAATGTATAAGCGTTCCAGGGTTTGTGAgaattttcatttattcatataaatgtgtttgtgtagaacagtcttacctctctctctctctctctctctctccttcgctgaaACACCATTTGCATTTAGATCAGCGTCTGCTCGCCGAGTGTCAGCGCGTGAGTCGATACGGCGGCGGCTGCTGTTAAGAAGAATGGATGAAGGCGCTAATGAAGGTGAAccgccaacacacacacgccgtcTGGCCCCTCCCTCACACCTACCACTGCTCCACCCACCAGCCCACAGCACCTGCACTCGTTAGTTTTCATTAACAGAGGAGAGCTGCTCTACACTAACACTCAGTCAGTAGCAGGACTGGAttattaaaggaatagttcttgttttttttggaattaagGTCACATGAGGTACAGACACAGCCTGAGACTCACTCTAAGTTCATAagatctacgtcagtttaagtctacgatgtctttaagaacatgttagacagacttttccaacaccaaaccccatatagaaaatcagtgattttagctcacagcgACACAGGAaatgctgatctactgctgcctcgtgtggtcactttgagtcATTTGTATAATGTTGAATGatggatttcaaatgccgaatttaacaaaatgagacatttgaacttagtgatggaggcaacagtggatcaacaactcctgtgtgctgtgatggtaaaatcactgattttctctatgaggtttggtgtgggagagtgagtggtttacaaacgtcagtttcctgttgttaaagtctgtccaacagtgagataaagacatgaacatgtgacgtagatgtcgTAGACTctaactgacgtagattttatgagcttAAAACTGCTGAAACAACAGTGGGCTGGGAAAATATGAGGAAGAATAAGGAGTGGAAATATGGAATAATCCTtcttctccagcagcagcagcagtaactgaGGAGGAAACACTCAGATCGATCAAAAGTTTAACTCTAAGCTCCGTTTCTTAAAGTCCTGCAGGAAGTGATTTGGTCACTGGAGAAGAACAGGAAGGCGTTTGCCTGCAGATGTGACGACGTCAGCAGAAAACCTGTCCTCTGGGACTTCCTGCTAATATTTGCCCTCGCtgtagtgtatatatacacgtatatatatatatatatatatatatatatatatatatatatatatatacatatgcatatacagAGGCGGCTAATCTCAGTCATCCATTACACCAGGACAGGCTTGTTTCAGGCCAGCGAGTCGTCGTGGTGAtggatgtgaatgaatgaatgaatgaatgaggagaataagagagagagacctttAAAGGCCGAGGACAGATTACGTAAAGTCTTCTAAAGTATTAAAGGTTTACATGAACGTGCACTGATGCGTGATCTCAGCCCGTGAGTGTAAGTGAGTGTCAGACCTGGACCAGGAGAGGATTCAGGATTGTGGTTGAAATCAGGTGAAATCACTTATTCatgagactctctctctctctcctgctgacTCAGCTCTTCACTGATTCTCCACAGCATAAATCAGAAAACCTGAGGTTTGTCCCCCAAACATCCGTCCTCACGTCCATGCGGTGACAGTGGGACACAGCTGGAGGGGGAGACCGGTGGGCGGAGacttcacctaaaaaaaaggtgtgtgtgctCGCTGCTGCATGACTGAGCGGAAGAGGAGCAGACttgattcattggtttgagtagtttaaaaatttttttttaaaacaagtcactgtgatttttcagcttcttaaatgtgaatatttcctgatttctttgctccatgaaacaaagaaatctgtAAAAACTGACTCATTTtaagtttgtggacaaaaacaaagacgtttgagaacatcatcatttccagagtttgacaaactCATCCATTTTAGAACATTTCCTGGACCAAAAGGACTTTTTATCAATGTATTGATGGagaaaataaaggagaaatgaatcgatgatgaaaataactcAGTGTTGCAGCTCTAACGATTTTTACTGATAAAGAAACTTTTTTTCACCAGTTAAAAACAGATCGATTATtgatccaaatagtgaaatatttgtgttacagcagaaataaaaacaacacattatatatctatatctataaaccagcctcttcttttctttttgcactaAAAATGACACCTCTTCAAACCCACAGcagtatttttctttaatctcttcTTAGATGGTAATCAGTTTGTAAATCAGTGCAGTGTCAGGGAAAGTGTTTGGATCACTCTGCTTTAATCTGTGagacggcggcggcggtggaGTGGTGGACTTGTTCTGCGGCTCACGCTCATCTGGAGTGGATTTATGTTTTAAGGGAGAAGGCGAAGAATAAAGAGATATTACACCAGGAGCAGCGAGAGCGTGACAGAGCCAAGAGGCTCACAGCCGtaattctctctcttctttatGATTCATACAtggattatatttaaaaaaaaagaactggttAGATGATGCATTTACTACTGTGacatacttattattattattgtttaaaagATTCACCACGTCTCAGATTCCAGCTCCGGACATCacatgactcagtttgtttacgccgccatgttggcaggaaaatgaGACGACACCAGTGCTGGTTTTAAGTCTGTTCACTTTagtcactttaaatccacagcaaCTGAGACTGGAGATCTGTGATCATTACACCGCCCCCTGGTGGCGCCCCCATACTTTCACCGGTTTGGAAACGTTATTCAGACAAGTAAATATGAACGAGGGATTTCGAAAGCCGAAgcgacaaaataagacatttgaacttagtgatggaggcagcagtggatcagcaaccactgattttctctctggactttggtgtgggagagtgagtggtttacaaacttcagtttcctgttggaaaagtctgtcaaacagtgacataaagactTGAATATGTGGCGTAGATATCGTAGAAATCTTGTTTTACCTCCTGTCCTCCGCTCACAGCAAGGGGTTCAATGTCTCATGCTGGCTCttaccagcagggggcactaatagctcagtgtgtatgtgtcagtCCCTCACACAACCCCGGTTAACTGAGAAGTGTGAGAGCACAAAGTGCAGCACACTGCCAGAAATTAATGTCATGGAAAATGCAGTGAATCccatgttgctgtgtgtgtgtgtgtgtgtgtgtgtgagctcagaTGATGTGACGGATCGAGCCACTCAGGCCTTTGATACCTTTGTTTCCCGGGGCTTGTTTGTCCAGACCGGTGTGTGGACGTGAAGATGAATGGCTGCTCCTCCTTCCTGGTCTGTCGTCTGTCTCTGATCCGTCCTCTCACTGATCCAAGGtcagccagacacacacacagtcatggagATGGGAATGCAGACCTGGGAGACAGcggggtctgtgtgtgtgtgtgtgtgtgtgtgtgtgtgtgtgtgtgtgtgtgtgtcaggcagTCAAAGCTACATGACTTGGGTGTGAGCAGCTCTGCcctctgagtgtcctcactgtgtgtgtgtgtgtgtgtgcgcgtgtgggAGTGTGTCCAGGAATAAAAGACGTGACAAACAGTTCAGATGTCATCAGCGTGCTGCTGAGACACAGCCTGTCAACATGCTGTGTGTTTGGCCCACCTGCAGTTCAAGGCATGGTGctggtgtggttgtgtgtgtgtgagagcgccCCCTGGTGTGCTGCCTGTGTCACAACCAgactgacacacaaaaacatggccACCACTGGACACAAAATAACAGATTTCAGCCACTGAACGAAAAGAGGTTTGTataccactcactctcccacaccaaacctcatagagaaaatcagtgattttaacatcacagcacacaggagttgttgatccactgattgacctcagtgacacaaagtgaccacacgaggcagcagtagatcagcagctcctgtgtcaccgccagctaaaatcactgattttctctatggactttggtgtgggagagtgagtggtttacattACTTTTACCTTGTGTCCACAATGGCAGCCAGGCTTTCACTGATGGGCtgttgattagttgtttgggcGATTGCTGATAGTTTGTTGACACCTTGGTTATTGATTATTTAGTTGGTTATTCTAGTGGTTAATGATAGGTTGGTTGGTTGAAGGTAGGGCTGCCAAGATTAATTGACTTGTCACGATTATGTTGACATTCAAATTTGTCGGCTACGAATTTAATAATCAATGTAATCGTTTATTTTTCGaagcttgtttttctctcaaaacTGCCGCTGCACCTTCCACTGTCTTGTCTGCCTTTCTGTCCTTGACACACTTACGCAGTAGTGGTAATCGGGATCAGCCATGATGTCACCAGAAAAGTTATGCCCAAACAGTCATGGCTAGCCG
The sequence above is a segment of the Solea solea chromosome 13, fSolSol10.1, whole genome shotgun sequence genome. Coding sequences within it:
- the hamp gene encoding hepcidin-1, with protein sequence MKAFSIAAAVTLVLAFVCFLEISAVPFTTVQELEEARGRDDTPAETHQETPVHSQMTLNHVRHRRWSHIHLCRWCRNCCGSDAWVYCCRTTKTSK